The following is a genomic window from Benincasa hispida cultivar B227 chromosome 7, ASM972705v1, whole genome shotgun sequence.
GTTACAGGTTGCTAAGATGGTTGTCCATGCTGAGAAATATTTCCCTATTACAGTTTTTTGTCAAGTCCACAAAACTGCGTTGGTTATTAGGAATAAGTTGACAGAAGAGTAGACGAGAATGTTTAGGACAACGAGCTTTGGTCCACTGTTAGACGTAGATCTTGTATTTAATAGGCAACCTTTTCACTATTTTCTGTTGAGGGAGGTAACGAATGTGAATCCAAACGTTATATCATTCAACATACTAGGGAATAAGGTAACATTCTCTTGagatgattttaatttgataactGGGTTGTGGATAACCAAGAAAATAGTAGAAAGAGAAACAAGTGGTGAGAGACTACTACAACTCATTCTTAGACCGAAGGACCCCAATGATAAGgatagtgttggggttgatgctcaaAATCTCGCAGGGTTCTATagcttgtaattgtattgttaaaacattttatttatgtaataaaatatatgatgttttatttcaaaaattaattgcattaaccacaaaccaataaaccaagaTCCAAGGtgatcttgtagcttaaacatgtatgtagagatatacgggtggatcatgtttaagtgataacctaaatggtttgtagtagatggataaggctagataccttatcctggtgacactacgagtatgacccgttttgtagatgttacaattgttgtaaagtgctacaaatgatatgatcttgatcattcatgtggagatatgtgaacggggatattctatacaaaggagtttgtataagactggaccacgaaatgactagtctcattatataacatcgttcataatagagacttacatttcactaagatgaccatagatgacatgacctaaattttgagtgagttgtgaacttctacctatgaaggcggttctttgatttgtatggataagaatggtcagatcgtcgactcaacaagcctaccaatttggggattcgtctgattgaggagctgggaacacagctacacaagaaggaattcactccttccccaacatcggggtaagtagataaattactctcttaagggctgattctggggcttgaacaatgtgacacgaCACTCTCTCCTGGCTCGAAAAGGGTTTgatcataattggactatgatttattgttccttggagggatcagtggtacttaaaaagttagatgtaataacagaggtaaaatagtaattttggctagtcgtatttacgagcaatttgtgaagggtcatcatactgtcgactggttatatcaaatggacacaaaaatatatctgtagtgtgaagaatgcaactgtcggtctttagtggagtgtctgacagttaacggatggtgaacaatttaattaaagaagtttaattaattattcatgtactgttgaagcttcaagctacaagtccatgaggtcccctctgtaactCAATgtgaattaatgagaatcaatttttgggttaatttgaatggttcaaattaactaagaaaattaattatatgtgatataattaatttaatgtgattatatatgatataattactataatgtatttgatacattataatataaagtttatttaagaggaaataaaaatttgaatataattcaaatattaattatatgaatttgattcatataattaaatttaatataaatgagatttatattaaatatcaactatgtgttatattcgatataacatatagtttaatatatattatatgataaggtagttataatataaatatatattaaattgatttatgaaaataaataaataaaatttattttattttagaaatcattttagGTAGGAGTTGTAACTTTTTTtcctcctattttctctctaagtGTGCTAGTGGGGCAGGGGAGATgtggttcttcttcttccaagtGTGGTTTCACAAAATCATGTTGAGCAATCTTCCATTTGTGTCAaacttttttgttatttaatctAAAGTTGTAGCTAATAAAAAAGAAGTGCTTTGGACACTTGCAGGAGAAGTCTAAGTGTTCTTACAATTACAACCTTACCTCGCCATTTGACTATGTCAAGTCAACCCGTCTCTTCGTCAAATCCCCAACGCTTCTCAGAGAAGTTTAATAACGTTCtcccaaaacccaaaacccaaaacgCCGTCGTTTCATTACttcaaaccaaaccaaaccaaagcCAAGCTGCAGCTTCCACCGCAAGCAAATCCCATCTCCTTCACCATATAAAACCCAAGCCCTGATTCCCcaccaaaatccaaaaacaaaaatgccGTTTCTAGCGAACATGCCATCGACAACCTCTGTTTTTTCAGCTTACACTTCCTTCGCCGCTTCAACAATGATCGCTCGAACAATGATCTCCGAAACCCACTCAATCATCTCCCAATTCATTCCTCAAAAACTCCGCGACCAAATCTCCTCCAAATTCAGCGCCATTTTTGGTTCAATCTCCTCTCAGATCGTTCTCATTGTCGAAGAAAACAACGGAATCGCCATTAACGAGCTTTTCAGAGCATCCGAAACTTACCTCTCTACAAAAATCTCTCAATCTCTCAAGCATCTCAAGGCTTCCAAGGCTCCAGGCGAGACCAATTTAACGTTCAAAATGAACAAAGGCGACGTACTTATCGACGTATTCGAAACAATTGAAATCGCTTGGGAATTGATTTCCACTGAAAAACAGAGTACTTATTTCGACTTCGATATCGCTACTCAAACATCCGAAACAATTGAAAAACGGCATTACCAAATCAGCTTCGACAAGAAGCACAAAGGTTAGTACATCCAAATATTATCTATGGACGTGTtcgattttattttgaaatgtttaattttgaaaatgctgtttttaatttatacaaaaataaaaaataaaaaatattaaattattaaaatattcaaaatttatctATCACACATATTTAATAACTAGAATTTCATAAAACTAAATTCTTACTATAAAATAACTATATTATCTATAACaaactttataaaaaaatatttttaaaagaaaaacataaaaaatttataaattcatcccttctaatatatatatatttaatttgaattgagttgagtcaattttaaatattttttattcaattcatgatccaaccaaaaaaatcaatccaatccaatctTATGATTTGTGTTAGGTAGTGCGGATTATTAGGGTCATTTGAACACCATGAAAAATACTgcaattagattaaaaaaaacattaataacatataaataACATTTTGATATCCTGATTATCAGATCTGGTGATGAAGATTTACCTTGAGTACATTCTAGACAGAGCAAAAGCCATAGAGGAAGAAAACAGAGTGGTGAAGCTTTATGCATTAATGGGAGGATATGCGATTGGGGATTCGATTGTTTTGCAGAACAGTTGTAGTTTTGAGAATTTGGCTATggatttgaagaagaagaaggaattgATGGATGATTTGGATAGATTTATGAGGAGAAGGGATTTTTATAAGAGAATTGGGAAAGCTTGGAAAAGAGGGTATCTTCTTTATGGGCCACCGGGAACGGGGAAATCGAGCTTGGTTGCGGCCATGGCGGATTATCTCAAGTTTAATATTTATGATTTGGAGCTTACCAGTGTTCAGACTAACTCGGCGCTTAGGACGATGCTGTTGTCTACTGCCGATAGGTCCATTTTTGTTATTGAGGATATTGATTGCAGCGCTGAGCTTCACGATCGTACAAATGGCGGACGTGACGGCGGTGACAGCCAGGTGACCCAATTTGTTTCACCCCAAAATTGGAAACAACATTTACTTGATTATGATAATAAAATTAGGTTGAATTTTAcgaatcttaaatttaatcttttagacttagtttttattaatatttattaaataataataataattttcttccCGACAATAAAATAGTggatatgtttttaaaatttataataaaatgtcatagattacaaaaagtttttcaaaatcaataataaactaacattaTTTTATTGCAAGTACATAGTATATATATTAGAATTGaataaacttcaaaatatagagatcaaaatGGTACTTTAACtataaaattaagttaaatcataagttctaatatttcaacaaaaaaaaaataataataagtttctaGATTTTCTTATCCACTTTCTAAAATGAAAGTCAAATTTTAGAAGCCAAAGACTAATTTAGataccatttgattttttttttttgtattttctttaaGATTAAGGTGTTATTTAGTAACCATTCATTTTGGATTTGTGAAAATTAACCGCATAAGTTATAAACATCAATTTTATCCATTGATTTATATGAtttgttgtttaaattttaagaataatttcaaaatcaaacccaaattgaaattatatccattggtttatatatatatatatagtttttaaaagttaatttttatttttaaaaattagctAACATTTCAAAGGTTTATAtaagaaatatgagaatttgagaaaacaaacacatttttcaaaaattagaaataaaaaagaaaattgttaccaaagaaaacctaaatctttttttttgcTATCTTCtactaatgtttttaaaaaacaagtcaaattttaaaaatttaaaaagatatagTTTACAAatcattgtttttgtttatagaATCAGACtcgaaattcaatttttttctttaaaaaaatgtgaaaaatttatatatatatatatatgaaaacgTAAATTACAAAAGTGTTTTTTCAACgttaattatgaaaaaaataaacatacaaataaaaaatataaaatatagaaactaaaaaaaacattgttatgtagcaaaatgaattttgaaaactcTGTTCGCTCATTCAttttttgttattgattttttaaaattaagtctattttctctgcATTTCTTatcataatttatatattttttaaaggtaAGAGTTGAgttcttaatcaaattcaaattttaaaaaaaaaaagttttcaaaatttaacttaattttttaaaatatcgatAACGAGTTGATAATAAAGGTGAGATGAGTATTTgtatgttcattttcaaaaataaaaaaagcaaaaacgaaatgattaccaaatgagatatactttttaaattttatgtttttgtgtGTAAATGCAGTTGACTTTGTCTGGAGTATTAAACGTCATAGATGGGTTATGGTCAAGTTGTGGCGATGCAAGAATAATAGTTTTCACAACAAACCATAAGGAAAAATTAGATCCCGCATTGTTAAGACCAGGACGCATGGATATGCACGTGCACATGACTTATTTGACTCCTTCTGGATTTGAAATTCTAGCCTCTAACTATTTGCAAATCAATCACCATCAACGTTTCAAAGAAATCCAAGACCTTATAATGGAGGTGGAGGTCACGCCTGCAGAAATTGCAGAGGAGCTCATGAAAAGCGACGATGCTGATGTGGCACTTGAATCTGTCGTTGAATTCGTcaatgggaagaagaagaagaaaatggaaaaagagtgTAATTCTGACCCGATTGAAAATGTTGATGGTCAGATCTCCCGAGATATTGAGAAAGAAGGTCTAAAGttgaaaaagagaaataaaagaagGCGAAATAGATGGAGTCGATCCTAAGTCATGAATCAATGTTCgtattattattagttaattaggATAATATAAGTTTTATAGTTATTGAATTACGTTCATGTTGGgtataaatattttcatatgaaattattcaaaatgtGTGTCTGCAGTAGTACACTATAGCACTAGCACAAGGTATTAATAAGATATAATGATTTGAAAGTTTGAAGGAAAAATACCTCGTTTTGATTATATCATGCTTTAATTTGGCCTCTATGATATCAAACTTTTCAATTTGGTTGTAGTACTTTCATTTCGACGTCTACTAGTTATCTCTATATCATATATAGATATAGAATtgttatgtaaaataaaatccaatatctaataatataagatacaactggatttaaaattaaaacaatttcatAGCCAAATAAGGAAAATCTACCTCTAACATTTTTCcatacaaatttttatttcaaaatgattGAAAAAGCTTCTGATACAATCttaaaagtgttataaataagACAAGTACCTAATTAAATTTATGGTAATATTATGCATATTAGTTCattgattaaaataataataataatacatccGCCTTTGTTGATTTTGCTCCTTTGGTTTCAATCTATGGACCCAATTAGTTAGAAAATTACTTTGTTGTgcttgataaccatttgatattttttttaaaaaaatatagcttATAAGCATTCCTTCCACTTtagagttatatattttttctctctcttttaatcAGCTTTACCATAAAAGAACCTAGTGGAGTTCAAAGGACCCATGGGAGAAGCCTAGTGAAACTTAGATGACTCATGGGAAGCCTAGTGGAGCTTAGAAAAACCTAAGAAGAACCTAAAGTGAGCTCAGAGAACCAATGAGGAAGCCTAAATGAACTCAGAGGACCCATGAAGAGAGTTTAGACCATAGAAAGAGCCATGAGGAAAGTGTAGACTATGAAAAGAGCCTAGAGTGAGCTTAGAGAACCCATGAGAGATTTTTGTAAGACCTCATATAACCCATGGGAGACCTTAGagtaattgaatttgaaactaTCCAAATTCTCAACGGACGAGCTATAAAGGAGAATGGGTGGTGCACTTAACCATCTGTTATAGTGATGATGTAACTACCCAACAGGTATTACCTTAGCAGgctaaaaaatttaagaaaaattatgaGTCCAAACCTCGATTACATATTACCATCCTATATAAACGAACAAGTCATTAGTCGACGGTACGCCTAAAATCTCAAACAATTTTCTATTCTCGAGTTACTCACAAATCTGAGACTGACTTGAGTGTCAGAATGTGTGAACTTGACACCACACAATTGTTCATTTTCTTTGTCTTCCAGTAAAACAAATTCACGATTGATCTATTTTTTGACATCCACCCCGTCAATCaacaaaacaatattttttttaaaaaaagaaatacatgAAATAGATGGGAATTGGAAATGGGAAGAGCGGAAAACAGAAATTGGAAGCGCAATTAACTAGTTTATTGAGGACCAATTAGATTCAAAACCCAATTCCATTTGATTTTGAGTCAAATCACATCTtcattgaaagaaaaatatatatatatatatgaattccATTTCTTCATTGAAAGAAGGAAATTATATGAAGTCCATTTCTAATCAAGAtacaaaaatttttaaaactaaatgaagtatgaaattttattgatgTAATTATCTGAAATTTTAAAAGGTATTTTGGTCCAAAAGAtcaattttttagattttttttcgtTTTCTACATAGTAGatgaatattttattctttagatAATAAAACGGTGTTAATTAACTAGTTCACTTAAATAATAGTTGAATTAATACCACTTAAagcaattaaatttaaataaattattttctacAGAGAATGATTACTTTAACCcactcaaattaaattaaaatctgcTATAGAATAGCAACAGAAGTGGTAAGTAAACTAAGAAATGGAATCTGTTCTACATAAACATGTTCTACTCAAACAATAGAGAAAATGATAAGAAATCATTAATTACAGAAACCTGTACATTGCTAGTCCtattagaaaagaaaagctAACCGAGAAAACCAAACTAAGAGTGGGacaaaaaagaaatatacaTACATATGATACAGCAGAATTTACAAGGATGATGAGCTCAACATTGGTACAGTGAAAATCGTTTGCTCTTCGAAAAAAAGCTTAGCGCTTTCCCCATCTTTTTCTTCGACACTGATTTGCATAATGGCTTCGAATCTGGAGCAGCCATGGCTTTGTCGCTGTCTCCATCTCGTTGTTGAATGATATCAGTATCTTTTTGCCTCTGCTCCCTAAACAACATCAGAAGTTTTTGAGCTTTTACTTTCCCTCTTGAAGTTCCATTTACCGTAATCGCAACCAATCCTGGAATCACTCCTTCCTGTAAGACCATTTGACTGCATTTTTCACTCCCTCTACACAAAATCAACAAACATGATACAGCTTGCTCCTGCTCGGCACGTTCGCCAGCATCCACGATTGCTGCCAACCCACTGATGAGCTCTGGGGCTGAAGTTATTTCTTCTATTCCCAACTGGCTTGAAGCTATGTTCATTAAGATAGCTAAGGAAGTCTCTGTCCACATGCTGTCGCTAGGAGCTGCGAGAAAGGATTGGAGTCCATTGACAATACCAGCGGAAAGAAGAACGGGAATGATGGAGGGCGTGGTTGAAAGGTTATAAAGGGTATGAAGTGCATCGAGCTTGGTTTGGGATTCACCATTACAAGTAAGCAGCTGGATCAGGAAAGGAACGGCTGTACTCGAACTAATGATAGGTTTGGCATCTTCGAGGCAGGAAAGATTCAAATAAAGGGCTGTTGCAGGTCCATGTAAATTGGATTTCAAAATCATGTTCTCCAACAACGAGATTACACCTGCCGCTATCATCATTTCCCTGTTTCTGAAGAAATTCACAAATCACAACTGTCATTGGGCTgtttaagagagagaaaaggagagagggccaggGGTTCAACCAGCATCCAATCATCCAATAGATTCTACCAATTTTATATCCCAAATGACTAAACTTGAAATGAAAATcacgtgtgtatatatatatatatataatcagaCTCCATCATTAGAAGCGAGAAATATGAGATGATAATAATTGATATGCATGATGCAAGTCACAAGCAATTCAGTGACATGTGATTCCACCATGATTTCCCCGGCACAAACATGAAATATGCAGACAATTATTCAGATAAGATGTTAGATCGGGCACTATTCAGTCTACCTCATAGCTGAAATCTACTTTCATTTTCAAACGTAGGCTTAGATAAACAGTACAGACCTGTTGTTGTTGACAGAAAGATTGAAGAGAGCCATGGCTCCAGTTTCCTGAGCATCAGCATTTTCTTCAATAAGAGCTAAAGTTAGGAAGTCCATAAGTGCTTCAGCAAAGCCATTGGCTCCCATCAAAATTCGAGCTTCATCATCATCCTTCAATGAAAGTCTTATCTGCTCCACAACCttacatttttttctcaagtctCCCTCTTCAGTCAATACTGCCATAAAATTTACACAACTCTCCAGCGTAATAAAATCAGATGACTCCTCCATGTATGTATTATCATCTGCGTCATTTTCTTCAGCAACCTTAATTGTTCCACTTTCCTCCAAAGGAACTACCTTAACTTCCTTCAACGTGTGAGAGCCAACATTGTCCACAGATCTTGATTTACCAGACTCAGAATCAGACAATGCAAGCCTCCAATAATTCAGATCAAGTGACTTTGGTGGACCATCCAGGATAGGAACTCCGTTATGTTCACACCAATTAGCAATGAGACCCTTGACAGAGTAATTAGGTGTCAGAGACAGGTGGGAAAGCCTCTGTTGAGTCTTCGGGCAGGTTTTATGACCATCACTGAACCACTTCTCTATACAGATCCTTTCATATGTTTGCCCAGAATCAATTATGACAGGGTCATACATAAGCTGCAATGATATTGGACACCTTAATTCCTCAGGTGGAAGAGGCATCTGCCCTGATATCCTGTAGTTTGGCTTGAAATTAAAAGAACTAAGCTTCGAAAGCTGGTGTTCAAAGACTTGACCATTTGCTGCAAGTCCATTGTCCTCAAGAGAACATCGAACAGTAGGAGAACAAGGAGTTGACCCACTCTGTGAGTCGGTGTCATCTGCCAACTCACTTCTAAATAACTTAGAATACTTCCTCATCAGATGCAAAAGGTAAGCTACAATTGATTCCTTTCGCTTGTCTTCTTCTAAGCGTGCTCGTTCTACAATTCTCTTAAGAGCTCTCCTCTCTGTCAGGGCTGCTTTGGAGGAGGTAATTCCAAGTTTTGTGGCAGCCTGGTGAAAATGCTCCAGCTCATTGTGGCCATTGGAAtcatcaaattttctttcttgcAGGAGTAATGCAATGATATCATCACCAACTTGTTTCTCGAGCGGATCAAGTAAGAAAACAGTGTCCTTGAGTTCGTTCACTATCTGCTGAATCTGGAAAAAGTATCATTTACATAAGCAATTGAGATGATACTGTACATTTGAagtcaaacaaaacaaaacactaGATACACAGTTATGAACATGCTAAAAGCCATCTCTAAGCCTATGAGGCTTTTTTagcatattccaaattcaagtgATTGAAGTGTCCAAGATTCTATACGTGATTGAGTTCATTATGTGATCGAATAAGTgaagaataaataattaatcgagattaagttgctttgaaaatcaaaatcatgaaatttCACTCTGCTGCTTCCAAACTCTGCCCAATGAAAATGGATATGAACAGCATTCTAATCATGTCAGGAGACAGGTCCAGTTAAAAACTTAAAAGCATGacaagagaaaggaaaagaagaattaAAACAGAGCAATTTTCACCTGAAATCCAATTGATTGTGAGACAATATCTTCAACGCATATAAGACTAACTTCAAGAGAACATCTTGCCTTTTCAAATTTGGCTAGAACAGCATCTCCAGTTATAGCCTGCCATACAAATGCAAACCCATAAGCATGACATTCGTAGTGccttttagaaaaagaaaaaggaagtaGAGCATATTAGTTTCATACGTTGGTTGGCTAATCCTCGTGATTTAACCTAAAGTTGTAGAagataattttggaaaaatgatAATTGTTAGGTCATACCAAGTAAAGTTTACTGGATTCTGAGCAATGCCGAAGAGTATTCTTAGCCTTCTCAAGAGCTACATGTAATGAACATAAAGCCTGGATACCAGTTTTGCTTCTAGGTCGTGCTGCTTCCAAGGAAGGGAAAATTGACATAACTTGGCCATAAATTGCAGCGAGTTTCTTGTACATTTCTCCGTGCAACTGCAAAATGTGGAAATAAATAATTCTTACCAAGGAAAGATAATATGCATCCAGTAAAAACAGATATCTCTATACTAAAGTAGTTTGACCGCTTGTAAACTCCTTTAAATGGTGGTAACATTCACCATAAACGTATTACAACtaaagaatttaatttattaactacTAACATTTACAAGGAAACTTTACTCCACACATATCCCAGCACCCCTAGTCACAGCCAAGCATACCAACAAAGTAAGACTTCCATCAAGATCCGACACTGTAAATTGATATAACTGCTCTTCCtttacatcaattttagaaaGCAGCGCCAATTACTTCAGTCAAGCCATTAAAAATTATGTATACAgtttgatttctaaaaaaaaaagaattttgagcAAACAAAGTGTTTCATTAGTAAGTTGAAAACTTTTCTGtattaaatgaaaatagttaCTTTCTACAACAGATAGATGCAGCTACAAGCCTGcagttcataatttttttttttttggatatctGTGAGTGTTCGGGCCAGCTTACATGCATCTTGACTAATCTCATAGGACAACTCGTCCGACCCTACAATATTTGGACATAAAGGAAACTTGTAGGATACTAAATCCTAGGTAAGTGGTCACCATGGATTGAACCCATGACCTCTTAATCCTATCAAGGAGATGTTGCCTTATTTATCATTAAGGCCAACCTATGATGGTTCCTACAGTTCATAACTTCTATGAGTTGAACAAAGAAACAAGTGATAGGAGGTCTTCATATAATAGTTTTCGAAGAAGAAAACTATAGATTGATATAACCTCTGTGAGTTGAAAAATAGTTACTTTCTACGACAGGTAGATGCGGCTACAAGCCTACAGTTCATAACTTCTGTGAGTTGAACAAAGAAACAAGTGATAGGAGGTCTTCTTGGAACTAATATGCAGAGCAAACTTATCAacgttctttttctttcttttcttatttatttatttattttaataatataccTGGTAATATATGGATGTACCAAAAGAAAACAGGCTAAAAGCACCAGAAAGCTAGTTACAATGTCATCAATACTCATTCGCAACCATATGAGAAGAAACAGAAAATATATTTCAGCTCATACCTTGGCATCACCGGCAGcaaaaaatatttcttcaacCTCGGGAACATCCATAATTTTATGTTCATCAACGAAAATCTATGTCATCCGAGTTGCCAAAAAGATAAGACTCTGAATAAAAaggcaaaaaaagaaaaggcagTTGAAACTTCAATTACCAATacaaatattcaaaattaaaatatatcctTAAatgtccattaaagagtttttCAAGGCAAACAAATTAAATCTAGAAATTTCCAATTCAAACTTCAGTCGTTGAATATACTCATTATTCCTCAACTAAAACCAATTAATCATATTACTCCCACTTAGATATTGACCGTCTATTCGTATTCCCATTAAATCTCAAGCATTCGAATTGCGTCCAATTTCGTCCCTGAAAACAACACTCTAACCATAAATCCGAGCGGAAATaaaccgaaaaaaaaaaaaaaaaacccccgTTGCAGGAACTTCCCTTCCAATTTCATAAAGAATCGAGAAACGAAAACAAAACTGGATAGCTCAATCAACAGAAAACGAGCGAATCAGTAGCAATGATAAGAGATTTGGGATTGGAAATTACCAGAAGAGAAGAAGGGCAGGAGGAATCGACCAAGGAGGCTTCATAAAAAAGCAATAGAGAAAGTGAGAAGAATCGAAGAGAAGCTTAAACGCTGCTGAATCATCTGTAGACATTCATCTCATTGCAGTTGATGCATCAAATCGGAGAGTGAAATTCTCGAAAGAGAGATTTATTCGAAAGCGCAATATCAActcaatattttctttctttgtcaGATTTGAGAGGCGAGAGCTGGGCGTGAGTGGCAAGTGACTATTATGGTCATCGAAattggttttttaatttttaaattccaATTTGTTTA
Proteins encoded in this region:
- the LOC120081858 gene encoding AAA-ATPase At3g50940-like — its product is MPFLANMPSTTSVFSAYTSFAASTMIARTMISETHSIISQFIPQKLRDQISSKFSAIFGSISSQIVLIVEENNGIAINELFRASETYLSTKISQSLKHLKASKAPGETNLTFKMNKGDVLIDVFETIEIAWELISTEKQSTYFDFDIATQTSETIEKRHYQISFDKKHKDLVMKIYLEYILDRAKAIEEENRVVKLYALMGGYAIGDSIVLQNSCSFENLAMDLKKKKELMDDLDRFMRRRDFYKRIGKAWKRGYLLYGPPGTGKSSLVAAMADYLKFNIYDLELTSVQTNSALRTMLLSTADRSIFVIEDIDCSAELHDRTNGGRDGGDSQLTLSGVLNVIDGLWSSCGDARIIVFTTNHKEKLDPALLRPGRMDMHVHMTYLTPSGFEILASNYLQINHHQRFKEIQDLIMEVEVTPAEIAEELMKSDDADVALESVVEFVNGKKKKKMEKECNSDPIENVDGQISRDIEKEGLKLKKRNKRRRNRWSRS
- the LOC120081599 gene encoding U-box domain-containing protein 45-like is translated as MDVPEVEEIFFAAGDAKLHGEMYKKLAAIYGQVMSIFPSLEAARPRSKTGIQALCSLHVALEKAKNTLRHCSESSKLYLAITGDAVLAKFEKARCSLEVSLICVEDIVSQSIGFQIQQIVNELKDTVFLLDPLEKQVGDDIIALLLQERKFDDSNGHNELEHFHQAATKLGITSSKAALTERRALKRIVERARLEEDKRKESIVAYLLHLMRKYSKLFRSELADDTDSQSGSTPCSPTVRCSLEDNGLAANGQVFEHQLSKLSSFNFKPNYRISGQMPLPPEELRCPISLQLMYDPVIIDSGQTYERICIEKWFSDGHKTCPKTQQRLSHLSLTPNYSVKGLIANWCEHNGVPILDGPPKSLDLNYWRLALSDSESGKSRSVDNVGSHTLKEVKVVPLEESGTIKVAEENDADDNTYMEESSDFITLESCVNFMAVLTEEGDLRKKCKVVEQIRLSLKDDDEARILMGANGFAEALMDFLTLALIEENADAQETGAMALFNLSVNNNRNREMMIAAGVISLLENMILKSNLHGPATALYLNLSCLEDAKPIISSSTAVPFLIQLLTCNGESQTKLDALHTLYNLSTTPSIIPVLLSAGIVNGLQSFLAAPSDSMWTETSLAILMNIASSQLGIEEITSAPELISGLAAIVDAGERAEQEQAVSCLLILCRGSEKCSQMVLQEGVIPGLVAITVNGTSRGKVKAQKLLMLFREQRQKDTDIIQQRDGDSDKAMAAPDSKPLCKSVSKKKMGKALSFFSKSKRFSLYQC